The Brassica napus cultivar Da-Ae chromosome C1, Da-Ae, whole genome shotgun sequence DNA segment TTTGGTTGATAAACTAAGTTCGGGTTCAGCTGTATTGGTGAAAATTAGTTACTTtgttagttgtgtcttcaagcTGTAATCAATAGTTTGCaacatctttgttttttttcttgagtAACAAATTTTGTTTCGTACTTTTGTTATATTGTGTCTTCAACCCTTCTTTGAATTGGATTTCTACGACCACCCAatactataaataaaaatgatatcggGTTCCTTGGTAAACTGATATGTTTAGCAATCATTCTATGGCAAGCTCATTCATTGCTTGCACATGTTTGTTCAACTTATCTCGTAAATCATGCATTCATTGCTTGCATGTTTGTTCAACTTATCTTGTAAATCATGCATATACCATGACCATTATAATTTTGGAAATCATCGATGAGTTGATGATATTTATAAGCACTTTACAATTGAATAGTTAAAAAAGAATGTTGACTATCAGTCTGCATTTTCATTTTTCGAATAAGAAATAAGAAAGGCAATTAAACATTTGTGCATGTAGCTGTTAAATCTACGATGGAGTAAACCTTTGTAGTAATGTTGTTGTTAAAGTTGTGTGGataatattaaagttttaatagttgctaatacagtttttttttaagcaaAGTTGCTTATATAGCTCAGGAGATCTATTTTAGAGATGGTATTATTAAAATGCCTACAactattagaattttaaattgtttaaaacgatgcaataataatatttatatatgtatgtaaatTACTTACGTTCGAGTTAAACCCAAACAAatgtatataaataagtttaccaaaaaaatgtataattctAGATTTCTGCGTTGTACAAAGTGTAGCTATGGTCCTTGAGGTAGTACCAGAGGATTGTTTGCAATGGTCTAAATAGCCGCCCAGCTTCTTCTTTAATGAAATCGAAATAACACTGCTTCCAGCTTAGGCTTCATTGCAACTTGCAGAAAATTTTGAAACGCTAAACATGAAAGAAAGAAACCTAAATATGTAAGTTCTTTTAAAGCAATAAATAAACATTCACAGTGAATGAAGCAAAAGCGGACATACCAAAGTGGGTAAGCCTCATTGCCATGAAGTGAGAAAAAGAACTCAGAGCTCTGTTTATGAGaaaaacaaaggaaaaagaaaaacaaaagagctTGTATTAGGCGTATTAATGTTTAAGAAAGtttaatagaaaagaaaacaggaAGTCGGAGCTAAGATAGTGGGCGGAGAAATATTAACCTCGTTGTCATGGTGTTTGTGCTAATTCCTCCCTAACTTCACTCTCTACTCTGGAAAGAGATTCCATATCAAGTCCTTATTTAGCTTATGCCGCCTATATACCAATGGGACTCATAGGGAGTGAGTTATGGCCTCACAGGAACTCCATTAAGCATAAGGAAGGAGATAAAATACTTGGTGTGTTACAACTTTGGAGTTGTGAGAGAATATGCGGCTCATAGGGGACATGTGAACTCTGGCCATCATGTTGatcttaggagtatcaaggattGCCTTTTGCAGCGACAATGCCCACTGCATTCCCCGTATTGCGAGAGGCCTCATGTATATCAGTGACCTGTAATGTCCATCCATTGTCCAACCTTCTGTCTGGAACCAGTATCTGTATCAGTTTAAAATCAGGTGAAGTCAAATAAAACCTCCAATAAACCAAATCGTGAAACTTAGACAATGGAACTGTCTCGTACTGAATTCTGCGTTTAATGTTGCAGATTTAGAGCTTCggccttaaaaaaaaaaagatttaaggGACTTAACACTTTATCTTCTCCAGGCTCTTTTTACTTCTTTAGGTTAATCTTCAACTCCAACCACACCGGTCACAATCTCATATCGCTGTTTATGACCACATTAGAAAAGTAGAAACCATCAATATCAGTTACAATCATAGAATAGAAAGAGGTCTTATTGAACTATTCTTAAGTGTTATCAGTATCAGTTATAATCACGGACGATACAAAATGAAGTGGAAACACACAACACTATTGATCTAAGTAAGTAGCAACAGATATAACTTTTATAAGTTTATGTATGATGTGACCACAGAATCAAAGATCCTTTATATACCTTGGTATAGAAAGACTGCTATAACTTTTGATATTTAGCTTCTAGAGAGCTGCCTTCTCCTCAAGAACTTTGCTTCCGTTTCATCATGTTGGTTCTGCcatgtaaaaatgaaaaaaaaaaatcatattatatttggGAGCATGCAATCATAACCAACATTCAAACCAAGATTATAAATTCCAGATCTCATTATCATTTACGAAGATTCACTCACATGAATCTCTATTTAGAACCTATACATGTTTCCTGACAGTGAGACTCGAGCTCTCGCGGACATCCGAGTGTTGTCCAgccaaatttaacattcaaagtAAATATGCAGAGACAATCCTGAGGGTAATATCCATTAGGATGAATTATCTTAGTCAAATTAATAAAGAAGACAAATCTCTAACGTTAACCAAAAATCTCAGAGAGTAAAACTCATCATGAAAGCATTCCAGAGAGAAAGATACAATAAATCAATATGGAAACAAAGGAATAAGGCATCGTTCCAGAGAGAGATACAATAGAATATGAATATACCTGCCGTGATATCAGTCATGGGACATGGAGGCTTGATTTGGAGGAGTAGAGTGATTCCCATGAATTCACCTTGTTGCTTGATGTTTTTCGAGTCAGAAACATGGATCAGGCGACCAACAATGATCTGGGAAGATCTACCGAGTCAAAGGTTGAGTGCGCGAGACAGTGGTTCGTTCTCAATCCGCTGATATATATGATTTCACGGGGAAGGAAAGGAAGGCGTCAAGATCCTAACTGTGATTAACAATTAATCCTGAATTAAAAGAAATACATTGAACCACAGGGAAGGTGAAGACATAACGACATCACTTTTGCAGATCGTGAAAGCCGAAAAGGCGAGGTTGAGTTCTGTAAAGAGGACAACACTGATGCCCTAATCGGATGTAAGAATAAAACGCAACGTTTTACTCATTAATGATACCAAACGAAAAGCCAGACCAGACCAAACCACAACCATGTCCGacttaaaataaaccaaattatAAGTGTGTCAATTTAATTTGGAGGcccaacacaatatataatacgAAGCCCACTCGTTtaatccatgtttttttttaaaaaaggagaTGGGATCCACGAAAGTGACGACGTGTCGTATCAAAAATATCTTTATTGTAAGTTTTAGTTGCATACGCGCACACACTTGCATCGTCACAACGACAGTCAAAGGGAAAAGAAAGTGGTAATTACCGTGAAAATATCTGATAATCGGAACTCCTCGAGATTTGATCTCCGGTGACCGACGCTCGATCTTCCGATCACCGTGAAAATATGGATTCTTGAATTTCTTTGTTCCGAGTAAACTCACCGGAGAATAAAGCTAAAATGGATTCTGAAGATACGAAGAGGCAAAAGAGGGTTTTCTCTTTGTTAGCTTTAAGATTCTGTACAGTGATAGTATTCTCGGTCGTCAGCTTCTTCGTCTTGTCGTTTATATTAGGAGTATTAGTGATTATACTCGGTGAACTCTgggtttcttcttctacttcctcCGCCTCTCTTGCTTCCCGCTGCAAGATTCTTTCCAGCTGTAAGTTGTTATTACTTAAAGCTTTGACCTTTCTTTAGCTCCATCATTAAGTGGCTAGCTTGGTTTTACTTGATGAGTCTTATAgtgaaaagaaaggagaaggctTTTATGGATGAGAAGATAAGAGAAACTGATGTTGATCTTTTGATGTAGCGGTTGATCTTAGGTCTTCCAAAGTGTGCGGCATTGGACTTTTGAACAACAAAGCACAACATGTGTTTCATCCTTTTGAGAGAGATAAGTTCAGATGTCGCTATGATTACTATTGGGCTTCTGTCTTCAAGGTGGCGTTTAGCTAGTATAATTTTGCTTTTCGATGAATATCATTCATTCAGCCATATACTGTCTTTTGGTTATGAGTAAACGCCATTCACGTCCACAGGTAGAATATAAAGATCACTTAATGGGTCAAACAAGGCTAGCCTTCTCAGAAGCACCTAATGAAGCCCTTCCCCCTGAGTGCAGGCCTAACTTTGGTGCTGCTTTGCTTACCAAAGATAACTTCAAGGCAGGTTCTTTTAACTCATCAAGATTCTTAGAACAAGTTATTAAGTTCATTTGCTTATTATGAATCTACTTTTTGTGTATCTTCAGGTGAACGAGACTTACGATTGCTGGTACGCAATAGGGATTCCAAAAATCAAGCTTTATCAGGACGGCTTTTTCGGTTGCCAAGCAAATGATCTCTCTTTCACCGACATTTTTAAACAATACGCTGTCTTGTAAGTTCATATGGTTTCTTTCATTAGTACTAGTGTGTCTTGTATTGGCATTGTTATTCGACCGGATTGATCATCTTTCCATTTGTTATTTCTTCTCCAGGCTGTCTAAGTTATTACAGTCCTGGTTTAATGGAAAAGGAAGACCAAAGTACTGGAGATACGATGTGATCGCTGGCATTGTATCTGGCTTCTCAACCTCCATAATCACAGTCTTGGTCGTACGGATCTTAAGCAATGCAAAGTCTTGGTTCCCTCGAGCTTGTTGTTCGGTTAAGAGCAAGCTTTCTAAGGTGAACCTCTTCGTACAAGTGAAGCGTGCGTGTTTGGTCATTGCGTACTTCTACATTCTCGGATGGATGGCTACGCAGtacttaaaaattattttcccaaaGGCTTAGAAGAAAACACATGTAAAAGAGTTGTGTGATGTAATCTTAAAATCATTTACAGCGAAAAGTAAGCAATGCAGAGAACAGCTTTAGAATCTGAGGATTGTTTTGATTAAACAGCTAAAAGAAACTGGTGGATTCTTCTACAAACTTATACGAATCACATAAACAAACTGGTGAAATCTCTGAATTATATCATATGATGGATGTTACTACTCATTTCAAGTTGAAGTTCCATTGGTTGGTTCctcagtttcttcttcttggtcagCTTCTGTGTCATCACTCTCCTGAAGATGACGAAGAACAACTTTTGGCTTTTTCGCTTTGGAAGaagtttcttctctctctccctcctcgTTAACATCTTCAGAATCCTTTCTTT contains these protein-coding regions:
- the LOC106423267 gene encoding uncharacterized protein LOC106423267, with product MDSEDTKRQKRVFSLLALRFCTVIVFSVVSFFVLSFILGVLVIILGELWVSSSTSSASLASRCKILSSSVDLRSSKVCGIGLLNNKAQHVFHPFERDKFRCRYDYYWASVFKVEYKDHLMGQTRLAFSEAPNEALPPECRPNFGAALLTKDNFKVNETYDCWYAIGIPKIKLYQDGFFGCQANDLSFTDIFKQYAVLLSKLLQSWFNGKGRPKYWRYDVIAGIVSGFSTSIITVLVVRILSNAKSWFPRACCSVKSKLSKVNLFVQVKRACLVIAYFYILGWMATQYLKIIFPKA